In the genome of Arachis stenosperma cultivar V10309 chromosome 6, arast.V10309.gnm1.PFL2, whole genome shotgun sequence, the window GGCTTCAACTATTCACACTGCTACTCATCAATTCCGCAAAATTAAAGCACCATAAATAATTCCAGTGCAATGAGGTTTTTGATTTACCCATTCTGAACATATCTATCCCTCTGTTCCTTAAATATAATTCACTATACTTTCAATCCTATATCAACTAGAAGCAATCTGATGGTGCTTTGAAAGTTCTACTTGCCGGCGACCCAAATAGAATGCTGTGATTATCCACAACATACAAACCTGGTTTAGAGAAAGAAATAATGTTCATCGAATCTTGCCTACATACACGAAATATAAAACACGAAAAAGGGCATTTGCGAAACAGTTGAGTAATATTTTTGACAGAGACATGAAGAATCATAAGTTTAGACATACAGGCAAAGCATAAAGGGAAACGGTTGATGGTTTCCCCTTGAGAGTACCAAAAAGTATTTTGTACATTCCAGCTGCTGCAGCATCTCCAAGTCTTTGAACCAACACATCAATGCATATCTGCATCAGGATATAGTCAGTTGAGTGTTGTCTTGACAAAATTCGTTCAGTCAATTGTGGCCAATTGAATTTTGTGTAAATTGTAATGGTATTGCAGGGAAACCATTGGTTGAACCTAAAGTGAAAAATATGGAACTTGACTATTTGAATGTGATTCTACAAGCAAAAATAAGACAATCAGGAGAGAAGGGAAGATGACAGAAAAGAGAAGAGCATACTTTGGCTTTGTACTTCTCATCCTGTGAAACAACAGTAAATAAAAGTTCTCTTCCAGGCCTTGTCACAACATATGTAACAACCTGCAGAGTCATAGAATACGAACAGAAAATTCACATAATCTTAAGATGACAGTTAATCAACAATGTGCTGCTCATAGAGTAACAGGTTGCAGTTATGTATTTCGTTGCAAGATATCAAGATGAATTTAAGAAACAAAGCATTTCCAACTCTTATTTCTGCCCTTAAAGTAATGAAAAATACTTCAAAGTTGCAGAGGATAACCTTTCTTAATGTTTCACAAGTGGCAACAACCAGCCAGTCCGGCCAAACAGCTAGAGCAACTAAATTTAAAAGGCCAATAAAAGGTGCAGAGCATATAGCTATAGTCACCCCAGCAACAGTAAGAATGCGCCCCTGtattacaataaaaatatatgtaCTTTTAAAATGAGCAGAAATGCAACCGAAATACTGACATTATAACAAGACAAACAAATAATTCAAAAAGTGAACAATTAAGCGAATCACTGGACTGAGTGCATAGATGAGTCTGTTAAAGTGTTTAACTAGAACCAGGAGTCCAGGATTTTGTTGAGCAAGACTCTGATGATGATCTGATTTTGGTGAACtagcaaaagaaaatgagaaGTGTACAAGAATGGTCAAAGACAAGGCTGTTGGTGGAGTTTTATATTTCTGAAGATGAAGAATTCAAGGAGAACAGGAATTGAAGAGGTAAAGGAAGATTAAGAGAATAAATGAGAGTTTGCCTAAGCAATAGTTGCGACCACCTTGTGTGATGTGGTTGAGATTACGTAGACTTAACATGTTATACTCCTTTAGTTTTCCTTGAGTTTTTCTGAGTTATTGTGATTTTTCATCAAGTAAACATCATGTTTTGAGTCTCCTAGATGTAACTAGGAGGGCCCAAGTAACACTTGAGTTAAATATCAAACTGTTCTAACAGGCTACCTATTGatagaaaattagaaattgGCACAGCCTATCCtatcatataatatatttttaaaatattagtttaTTGAACTTGTGGTGACACAGTTTGAGCAGTTTTTACCTAGGAGAAGAAATTTATCCAAAATAGAAAACTCCCCACTCGCTTAACATATCTAGAGATAAATGACCTTTAGAAGATCATACACATATGTGCTTTAAACCAAATAGGGCCCATCTCTAATCTTATTCCACAAAATATACTACTTTGGAAATTAAGTCACAAAAAGATATGAGAATTGCACTcctaataaatacaaaaaacaGCAGGATAAACGGTGCATTGCAACAAAgttattattcatatttttattaggAAAAGCTTCAAACTCCACTCAAGAGAAAGTTTAAATAAAGATCCAGCAGACATTTTCGAAACAGCTTACCGTCATGGACAGCTGCCCAACAAGGATAAAAGTAGCAATAAAGCTATTTATCTCTGCAAACATTTTTCTTCTTCCCAGAGAGCTTGTAACTGTAGTGGCAATCACACTTACTTTCTGCAACCACAGACGGGAAAACTTCAGCAGCAAGTATAGATTGTATGGCTTTCAAAAAGTCATCCTTAAACATGTAGCAAAAATGACTGTTTTGGAGAGCCCatacataaaaaaaactaacaGTTATTCAGTTTAAATGTGCGAGAGAATTGTGTAGATTGACATTCATATTCTTGTAGGATGTTTGCAGCAGATAAATGGAGTTATCAACCAGTAAAAGCTAAGAAACGCCTAATCAATATCATTGTAGCTTCTCAGTCCAAGTGCAAAAATTTCAAATGTCCCTGTCAAGCTGGAGGTGATTGAGCTTTCAGCTCCTTACAAAAAAACCAGGCCAAATAATGACATATCCAGTTAACAACAGTCTATTCAATCAGAGTCTAAAATAGACAATTCAGATCTAAATCAAACCAAGCAGCAGGAAAATGTGGTAACCACATGACAGAACTGAAATAGATCGAAACAACTGACAAAATTGACAGAGTAGAGAGAATCTGCATGAAGCGTTCGTTCTTAATCTGAGATGTTATTGAATCAACTGAATGAGAAATATAAAATCATGTATTTAAATGCAGAGATTGAAAATATGCATATAACTATTCTAGGGATAGTTTAGGGAATCCCAACATAATCAGTTACTGCCAACTGTGGCAGTTATCCTAGCTGACATAGGTGTGAACTAGTCTAAACTAGCTTAGCCTACTATAGTAGAAACCACTAGTTATTTATTAGAACTCTAAACAATTTTGATACTCTCTAGTCTCTTCCATGAAATCCAGATCCCCAAcatatatgatttttgaaatgacACTAAACAGCAAAACAGTTGAAAACTAATAAGGCATTaataaaaaccaataaaaaatattatgttgtTACTCAAGCATTCAGTATATATAATAGTTTGCTTTTTTAAGTCATCTTTCagatttttctatttctttattAAGTCCTCTAGAGAACTTGAATTTTAGAAAACTTGAATCTTAGAGAACTACAAGGAGAAAACGATGACAGTAGAATTTAAACATAGCAATATAGATTTACCATTCAGCTATGATAGAATTGCTGTTAATGAAATTGAATACCAAGGATTGTATCACAGGTGCAAAATTACATTACCTGaaagtagaagaatgaagagatAACTGCACTCAGCCAGATGAACAATGATACATGCAACAGGTAAGTTGATGATAGTATAAGCCACAATCCATCAAATATAGGCCAAATTTGAAGTCTCGATAAAGAAGTAGATGACTTTGGAGAAGCTCTAACAGTATGTTCACTCTTCTCATCGGCTCCATTTTCATGGTTGGAATCAGATTCTCTATATTAAATCCAAATGAATATCTAATTATGATCTTATATTCGTGTTGCCTTGCACTATACATTTTTCTAAAGGAAAAACAATTTAccttgaaaaatatttttacggGTACATGCAATCCAAGATATGCCTAAGTGTGTCTTTGTTGCTATCTACCGGTTCTGATTTGTAAAATGTAACTAGAAAAGTTTTCCTATAACATTTGGTACTTTTTAGATTTAAATATTCTCTTACCGTCACTATtcccaattttttattttgttaggtATTAAGTCAATTCTCcattttttatactaatttGCTTTTTTTTAACAGTAATTGGGTTGATTTTTATATTGACAATAATGCTAATGAAGTTTTTTTTTGGCAATCTGTAAGAGACTACATTGTTTGAATGATGTTTAGACTCTATTCCTTGATTGATGTAAGTGAGAACTCTTCATGAGTTATGTACACGACTTTATTGATCTTGATTTGTAACATAGGGCGTGGACTCTAACGGGAAATGGTGCTCTTCTGAATACAATCATAGATAGtagaacaaaaaattttatctgGATAACAATATAAGCAAAGGAGGGGGGAAATCATATGAACACCTTTATCAAGTTAATagttttctttgaataaagtaaTACATTAACTTTCATGGAAATAGGGATGTCTAGTTCTAGAGGCTGGACACTTCCTCAAGGTCCCCCTCTGGATAAAATAAGGTATATAGCACATTAATTATGGAAAATTAAATTCTTCCCAGTTCTCATTCACGTGACTATGAAGAAAAGAATATATGGTTCACCTCATAGGAGTCAATTCCTCTTCAGCATTAGATGAATTACAATTTATCCCTCTTGATGTCCTTGCTGCAAATTCCAACAGTAATGCAGCAAACAATAGCAAGACTGCAATTGAAGAAACTTGATTAATGCAAGGAAAAGCTAAAAGAGAAAGGTGTCAATGGACTGTAAGGGTACATGCATACTTACATGGCCCGACAAAAGCCATTCCTGTAGCAAAAAGAGACCCAAAAAGTTGTCCAAGTGTAGCACCAGCCCCAACAAATCCAAATAATCTCGAACCTGACTGAACACAGAGCAAGTTAAATGAGCCCTGAATAACTAGACTGTGTTGAAAAATAATGTATCTATAAACAAACCTCACTGTCCATCACATCAATTACCCTTGcccaagttgaagaaattgTGATTAGATTAAGCAACGCAACCTTCAGAAAAGTATAAACTAGATCAAAACAATGTCTATTAAAGCATGCTTGCAGCAGAAAGAAGTCAAATTATACATTAGAAcataaaatagtaaatataaTTATCATTGTTATATAATATATACCCAAAGAAACAATCCAATTCGGACTGAGATATAGAACCATCCATGGCTATCCCAACCTAATGGAGGTGTAGGACTGCCTTGATCACCAATCTTCCCATCTTGCTCTGAGGAATATGTCGAAGTAGTAGACTCCTGAGAACAAAACCCTAATTTAACAcaatcaaatataaataatactGAAGTGAACAAGAAGTTCAGAACAAAACATTGGTCAGCTATCTTATTGGCTTACTATCAATTTAGATGTTGATGAGGAGCGCCACAAAAAAAAGAAGACTATGAGTGATATGCTAAAGAACCTGTGTATTGAAACCAATGCCTGTAATACAAAGGAGAACCATTGCAGCATCACATCCAAGCAAACTTAAATTAATAACTATCATATACCATTTTCGATCATTTTATATGACAAAAAtgactaataaaaattaaatatggaAGCATGTTTTCTAGTGATAATGATTTTCCCAGAGTATAATTACACCATTGGTCACCCATTGATATGCATTAAGTTAGGATGCATAAAATACACCATTACATATCTATTGCACCAAAATTTCAAGTAACTATCTAATTTCTTTTGTCCTCTAGGGTTTCATCACACCTCACTCATAGTACTCCCCTGCGTACAAAGCTTCCTCATATCCTCAAACTCCAACACTGTCGAAGCCCTTTGATCACCAACATCAGGCTCACTTACAAGTTACAATTTGAGTCAGCCATTGCGGTGGTTTATTTTCGTATTTTGAGCTATTTAACTAGCTATTACAGTTCCAAGTTCAAGATACCACTCTAAAATTCCCTCACATATAACAGGTTATGATCAAAATGTCATAGAGCGATATTTAAAATCTTAAGAGGAATTAAAAACGAACTATTGGCCGTGCATCAGGGGGGGAATGTTCAATTAAGTTGCTCAAAATTATGTGAATAAGATGAGTGCATGAATATTAAGATGAATTATGAGAATTCAGTCCAAGATATCCTAATGATGAGTAGAAAGAATAAAATACATGTACAAATTCAAGAGTACCTTGTTTTTTGAAAGATTAGGGAGAGAAAAGATGAGAGATGAAACGGGTGCGGCAATGAGTGTGAGCACCAAAGACCCAACGAATAAACCTGGTAGATTCGATAAGCCCAACGATATAGCACCCTCGTCTCGCAAAGGAAGAACCACGAAATACGCACTCAAAATCTGcaccaaaaaataaaacaaaaaactgTATCAAACGAAGAAGCAGAAGCGTGCGAGCTGTCACAGTAGTTGAATTTTGAAGTTCTGTGCAGAGAAACTCAcgaagaagaagcagaagaaggAGTGAAGCAGAGCAGAGGTCTCGTGCGGGTGCACCGTAACGAACACGGAGACGAGCGCATCCAACCGAGACCGCCCCATCGCGTTTCGGATCGGAAAAAAAATAGGAACacatcaaaaaataaaaaatcgaaGAAGATCAACTTAACGAACACCCTCTCAGGTCAAAACTCAAAAGTCTTCGTTTGCACGTGCTACAATAAAAACAGAACACCGATAGAGAATAATGTGCAGTAGCACTATATAATAAccaaaaattcaaatacaatCCAACGGTTCACATAACTCCACGTGAACATTCCATTTTACATGAAGCGCACCGTAACAGAAGCGTTCCACACTAGAATCGTCTACATCAGCGTCACCAAAGAATCTGAAAACAATGACTTCAGCGTTCTCTGGAGTAGCAGTGGCGCAAGGTCCAAAACTTCTTCTGAGGAGCCTCAGATTCTGCTCGAACTCGCACGCTAGCGTGAGAAATTGCCGTGCGTTCGCGATGGATTCTTCTTCTGTTAGGGTTTCTTCTTCCAATGGTGGCGGTGGGGACGGCGAGGTT includes:
- the LOC130933635 gene encoding uncharacterized protein LOC130933635 isoform X2, producing the protein MGRSRLDALVSVFVTVHPHETSALLHSFFCFFFILSAYFVVLPLRDEGAISLGLSNLPGLFVGSLVLTLIAAPVSSLIFSLPNLSKNKALVSIHRFFSISLIVFFFLWRSSSTSKLIESTTSTYSSEQDGKIGDQGSPTPPLGWDSHGWFYISVRIGLFLWVALLNLITISSTWARVIDVMDSESGSRLFGFVGAGATLGQLFGSLFATGMAFVGPFLLLFAALLLEFAARTSRGINCNSSNAEEELTPMRESDSNHENGADEKSEHTVRASPKSSTSLSRLQIWPIFDGLWLILSSTYLLHVSLFIWLSAVISSFFYFQKVSVIATTVTSSLGRRKMFAEINSFIATFILVGQLSMTGRILTVAGVTIAICSAPFIGLLNLVALAVWPDWLVVATCETLRKVVTYVVTRPGRELLFTVVSQDEKYKAKVQPMVSLQYHYNLHKIQLATID
- the LOC130933635 gene encoding uncharacterized protein LOC130933635 isoform X1, which translates into the protein MGRSRLDALVSVFVTVHPHETSALLHSFFCFFFILSAYFVVLPLRDEGAISLGLSNLPGLFVGSLVLTLIAAPVSSLIFSLPNLSKNKALVSIHRFFSISLIVFFFLWRSSSTSKLIESTTSTYSSEQDGKIGDQGSPTPPLGWDSHGWFYISVRIGLFLWVALLNLITISSTWARVIDVMDSESGSRLFGFVGAGATLGQLFGSLFATGMAFVGPFLLLFAALLLEFAARTSRGINCNSSNAEEELTPMRESDSNHENGADEKSEHTVRASPKSSTSLSRLQIWPIFDGLWLILSSTYLLHVSLFIWLSAVISSFFYFQKVSVIATTVTSSLGRRKMFAEINSFIATFILVGQLSMTGRILTVAGVTIAICSAPFIGLLNLVALAVWPDWLVVATCETLRKVVTYVVTRPGRELLFTVVSQDEKYKAKICIDVLVQRLGDAAAAGMYKILFGTLKGKPSTVSLYALPVCMLWIITAFYLGRRQVELSKHHQIASS